A single window of Bos javanicus breed banteng chromosome 19, ARS-OSU_banteng_1.0, whole genome shotgun sequence DNA harbors:
- the LOC133231675 gene encoding cytochrome c oxidase subunit 7C, mitochondrial yields MLGQSIRRFTTSVVRRSHYEEGPGKNIPFSVENKWRLLAMMTLFFGSGFAAPFFIVRHQLLKK; encoded by the coding sequence ATGTTGGGACAGAGCATCCGGAGGTTCACAACCTCAGTGGTTCGTCGGAGCCACTATGAGGAGGGTCCAGGGAAGAATATACCATTTTCAGTGGAAAACAAGTGGAGATTACTAGCTATGATGACTTTGTTCTTTGGGTCTGGATTTGCTgcacctttctttatagtaagACACCAACTGCTGAAAAAGTAA
- the LOC133231676 gene encoding olfactory receptor 4D1-like: protein METQNIIQVSEFVLLGFSQMEEFQKFLFVVFPFVYVITIVGTLLIMVTVTIDSQLHIIMYFFSEISLMSVIDICYSTVTFLKMLVDFLHDTKTISYQGCMTQIFFFPFLGGGTVFFLPVLACDHYIAISQPLHYVTIMNTRVCVGLVVAAWIGGFVHSIVQLVLMLPLPFCGPNILDNFYCDIPQMLRLACMDTSLLEFLMISNSGMLLLIWFLLLLISYTVILVMLRSHSWQARRKAASTCTTHIIVVSMIFIPCICIYARPFTPFSMDKAASISYRVLTPVLNLIIYTLRNQEIKAAIKRFGKCLVISSKE, encoded by the exons ATGGAAACACAGAACATCATACAGGTGTCAGAGTTTGTCCTCTTGGGGTTCTCACAGATGGAGGAGTTCCAGAAATTCCTGTTTGTGGTGTTCCCATTTGTCTATGTCATCACCATTGTGGGAACCCTCCTCATCATGGTCACAGTGACTATTGACTCTCAGCTCCACATAATCAtgtatttcttctctgaaatCAGTCT aatgtctGTGATAGACATCTGCTATTCTACAGTCACTTTCCTAAAGATGCTGGTGGACTTCTTGCATGACACCAAGACCATCTCCTACCAGGGCTGCATGACCCAGAtcttcttcttcccctttctGGGAGGTGGGACTGTCTTCTTCCTCCCAGTGTTAGCCTGTGACCACTACATAGCCATCTCCCAGCCCCTCCATTATGTCACCATCATGAACACTCGAGTGTGTGTGGGGCTGGTGGTGGCTGCCTGGATAGGGGGCTTTGTCCACTCCATTGTCCAGCTGGTTCTGATGCTCCCACTGCCTTTTTGTGGCCCCAACATCCTAGATAACTTCTACTGTGACATTCCACAAATGCTGAGGCTTGCCTGCATGGACACCTCCCTCCTGGAGTTCCTTATGATCTCTAACAGTGGGATGCTGCTCCTCATCTGGTTCCTGCTCCTTCTGATCTCTTATACTGTCATCCTGGTGATGCTGAGGTCCCACTCATGGCAGGCAAGGAGGAAGGCAGCTTCCACCTGCACCACCCACATCATCGTTGTGTCTATGATCTTCATTCCCTGTATCTGTATCTACGCCCGGCCCTtcactcccttctccatggaCAAGGCTGCATCCATCAGCTATAGGGTCTTGACTCCTGTGCTCAACCTCATCATCTACACCCTGAGGAACCAGGAGATAAAGGCAGCCATAAAGAGATTTGGCAAGTGCCTAGTGATTTCCAGCAAGGAGTGA